Genomic segment of Xanthobacter dioxanivorans:
TCATTTCGACTTCGGCCACGGCTACGAGGCGAAGGCCACCATCGCCATTTGGCGCAACCGGGCCTCCGAAACCTCGCTGGTCGGGGAATTCGCCTTCCAAGCGAAGTTCCAGCATTACGACGACATCCACGACAAGGCGAAGAAGCTGTCCGAGGACTTCTTCTGCGCCGCGCAGACCCTGGCCCCCGAATGGGTGCAGCTCGGCACCACCAAGACTGCCATGGTCTACGGCATCGGCGCGAAAAAGGTGGAACACACCGAATAGGCCAGGAGAGCCTGCCGCGCCCGGACGCGCGGCATCGGTCCGCCTATCGCCACGAGATGCACATCGCGAGACGCCCATGAGTCCCGACGCGCCGCCCGGCATCGAGCCAGCTCATCCTCCCGCGTCGCCCTCCCCGGCGGCGGGCCGCCCCTTGGTGCAGGCGACGATCCTGGAGATCTTCCTCACCTTCCTGCTCATCGGCGCCACCAGCTTCGGCGGCGGGGTGGTCGCCTACCTGCGCAACGCCCTGGTGGTGCAGAAGGGCTGGCTGGACGAGGAGGAATTCCTCACCGCGCTGGAAATCTCCCAGGCCCTGCCGGGCCTCAACGCCACCAACATGAGCGTGATCGTGGGCGACCGCCTGCGCGGGCCGGTCGGCGCCGTGGCGGGCTTCCTCGGCATGACGCTGCCGGGGGACTGCTGGTGTTCGCCCTCGGCATCTTCTACGCGTCGAACCACGGCAACCCCGCCATGCACAAGGTGCTGGCCGGCATTGGCGCGGCGTCGGTGGGCCTTCTGGCAGCGGTCACGCTCCAGATCGGGCACAAGCAGCTGGAACACCTGCGCGAGATCGCGCTCATCGTCCTGACGGTGGCGATGGTGAGCTTCCTCCACATCTCGCTCATCTTCGTGCTCCTCACCGTGCTGCCGTTCGCCGTCTTCATCTACCGCCCGCGCGGCGCCGGGCCGGACGCCCCGGGAGGCCAGTCGTGAACGACCACAATCCCGACCTCACCCTCCTCGGGGTCTTTTCCCTGCTCTCCATCCTCGCCGTCGGCGGCGGCACGGCGGTGCTGCCGGAGATGAAGGCGCTCACGGTGAACGTCCACCAGTGGATCACCGACGGCCAGTTCCGGGACATCTACAGCCTCGGCCAAGTGGCGCCGGGACCCAACATGCTGATGGTGATCGTCATCGGCTACCACGTGGCGGGCACGCCGGGGGCGCTCATCGCCTTCTGCGGCTTCTTCTTCCCCGCCTCGGCGCTGGCCCTCGGCTCGTCGCGCCTGTGGAATCATTTCGAGGGCTCGCCCTGGCGCCTCGCGCTGCAGAAGGCGCTCGCCCCCATCGTCGTCGGCCTCATGGCGGCGGGCATGATCGCCATCGCCCGCACCGCCATCACCGGCCTCGAGACGACGCTGATCGCCGCGGCGGTCTTCGCGATCATCTATTTCGGACCGAAGATCAATCCGGCGCTGCTCATCCTCATGGGCGGCGTCGTCGGCTACTTCACGCTGAGCTAGCCCGCGCTCCAGGATCGGCTCAGGGGACGTTCACTTTCCCTTGAACAGGGCATGCGCGACGTGGTCTCCGGGCTTGATACCGAGCTTCCGGGCCGCACCGCCGGCGATTTCAAGCACCGCGCGCACCGGCTCTCCGGAGG
This window contains:
- a CDS encoding chromate transporter, whose translation is MNDHNPDLTLLGVFSLLSILAVGGGTAVLPEMKALTVNVHQWITDGQFRDIYSLGQVAPGPNMLMVIVIGYHVAGTPGALIAFCGFFFPASALALGSSRLWNHFEGSPWRLALQKALAPIVVGLMAAGMIAIARTAITGLETTLIAAAVFAIIYFGPKINPALLILMGGVVGYFTLS